Proteins encoded within one genomic window of Saccharomyces mikatae IFO 1815 strain IFO1815 genome assembly, chromosome: 15:
- the MRS2 gene encoding Mrs2p (similar to Saccharomyces cerevisiae MRS2 (YOR334W); ancestral locus Anc_7.62), with product MNRRLLLRSIFGFQPLSRITFGRPNKPFLRHHTDISATTKTNGTILRKQLLSLKPISPSDSLFISCTVFNSRGNIISMSEKFPKWSFLTEHSLFPRDLRKIDNSSIDIIPTIMCKPNCIVINLLHIKALIERDKVYVFDTTNPSAAAKLSVLMYDLESKLSYTKNNSQFYEHRALESIFINVMSALETDFKLHSQICIQILNDLENEVNRLKLRRLLIKSKDLTLFYQKTLLIRDLLDELLENDDDLANMYLTVKKSPKDNFSDLEMLIETYYTQCDEYVQQSESLIQDIKSTEEIVNIILDANRNSLMLLELKVTIYTLGFTVATVLPAFYGMNLKNFIEESEWGFTSVVVFSIVSGLYITKKNFNSLRSVTKMTMYPNSPVNSSGYSKTSASISSPNKLRRRRTWWTSTKQRLGILFYGSSYYNKSTLSKNRINKGFSKVKKFNMENDIKNKQNRDMIWKWLIEDKKN from the coding sequence ATGAATCGGCGTCTACTGCTGCGTTCTATATTTGGCTTCCAACCTTTATCGAGAATAACCTTTGGAAGACCCAATAAGCCCTTTCTCAGACATCACACTGATATATCTGCAACTACGAAGACGAATGGCACCATATTGCGAAAACAGTTGCTATCGCTAAAGCCCATTTCTCCCTCAGATTCGCTCTTCATTTCTTGTACAGTTTTCAATTCCAGGGGAAATATCATCTCAATGTCTGAGAAGTTCCCTAAATGGTCCTTCCTAACTGAACATTCCCTTTTTCCCAGAGATCTGAGGAAAATAGACAACTCCTCTATTGACATCATTCCAACAATCATGTGCAAGCCGAACTGCATTGTTATCAACTTACTGCATATCAAAGCTCTTATTGAGCGTGACAAAGTCTACGTTTTTGATACGACTAACCCTTCCGCCGCCGCCAAACTAAGTGTACTTATGTATGATCTGGAGTCGAAGTTGTCTTATACCAAAAACAACTCTCAATTTTACGAACATAGAGCTCTTGAGagtattttcattaatgtGATGAGCGCACTGGAAACGGATTTCAAGCTTCACTCACAAATCTGTATCCAAATCTTAAATGATCTAGAGAACGAGGTTAATAGACTTAAGCTACGACGTCTTTTGATCAAGTCCAAAGATCTTACGCTTTTTTACCAGAAGACTTTATTGATCAGAGATCTACTAGACGAACTTCTGGAGAATGACGATGACTTAGCAAACATGTACTTGACAGTCAAGAAGTCTCCTAAGGATAATTTTTCCGACTTAGAAATGCTTATAGAAACTTACTATACTCAGTGTGATGAATATGTTCAACAATCGGAATCTTTGATTCAAGACATTAAATCTACTGAGGAAATTGTCAATATTATACTGGACGCAAATAGAAATTCCTTGATGTTGCTGGAATTGAAAGTCACCATCTATACATTGGGATTCACTGTAGCGACCGTTCTCCCTGCATTTTATGGTATGAATTTAAAAAACTTTATCGAGGAAAGCGAATGGGGGTTTACCTCCGTGGTCGTATTCTCTATTGTTTCTGGGCTTTATatcaccaaaaaaaattttaattCATTACGATCTGTGACAAAGATGACCATGTATCCAAATTCCCCGGTAAACTCTAGTGGCTATTCCAAAACATCAGCATCTATTTCCTCGCCAAACAAATTAAGGAGACGGCGAACTTGGTGGACATCGACTAAGCAGCGATTAGGAATACTATTTTATGGTAGCAGTTATTATAATAAGTCTACCTTGTCGAAAAATAGGATTAATAAGggattttcaaaagtaaaaaagttCAATATGGAAAATGATATAAAAAACAAGCAGAACAGAGATATGATTTGGAAGTGGTTAATAGAAGACAAAAAGAACTGA
- the MIP1 gene encoding DNA-directed DNA polymerase gamma MIP1 (similar to Saccharomyces cerevisiae MIP1 (YOR330C); ancestral locus Anc_7.64) has product MTKLMVTSQWLVRMVRRRPLHVQMSCRWYSIKKNVEEAPRINPVGIQYLGESLQKQVFGSCSGRDEADQNEKLMELSKKSLRDHGLWGKKTLITKPISFRLPPLQGGSLDEHFQKIGQFNSEPYKSFCQDKFTAMVPRPAEWLRKPGWVKYVPGAAPVEVEFPDEELVVFDVETLYNISHYPTLATALSSTAWYLWCSPFICGGDDPAALIPMNTLNKEQVVIGHNVAYDRARVLEEYNFQDSKAFFLDTQSLHIASFGLCSRQRPMFMKNTKKKETEAEPEVQSEISIEDYDDPWLNVSALNSLKDVAKFHCKINLDKADRDFFASTDKSTIIENFQKLVNYCATDVTATSQVFDKIFPVFLKKCPHPVSFAGLKSLSKCILPTKLNDWNNYLNSSESLYQQSKIEIESKIVQIIKDIVLLKGQPEMYLKDPWLSQLDWNIKPLRLTKKGVPAKCQKLPGFPEWYRQLFPSKDTLEPKITIKSRIIPILFKLSWENSPVVWSKESGWCFNVPHEQAEVYKAKNYVLADSVSQEEEEIRLKNLGLHSSGVLFKVPHPNGPTFNCTNLLTKSYNHFFEKGVLKSESELAHQALQINSSASYWMSARERIQSQFVVPNFKFRSEFHSLFAKPASVNNKADDLAIIIPKIVPMGTITRRAVENTWLTASNAKTNRIGSELKTQVKAPPGYCFVGADVDSEELWIASLVGDSIFNVHGGTAIGWMCLEGTKNEGTDLHTKTAQILGCSRNEAKIFNYGRIYGAGAKFASQLLKRFNPSLTDEETKKIANKLYENTKGKTKRSKLFKKFWYGGSESILFNKLESIAEQETPKTPVLGCGITYSLMKKNLRANSFLPSRINWAIQSSGVDYLHLLCCSMEYIIKKYKLEARLCISIHDEIRFLVSNKDKYRAAMALQISNIWTRAMFCQQMGINELPQNCAFFSQVDIDSVIRKEVNMDCITPSNKIAIPHGEALDINQLLAKPNSELGEPNLNIDNDVSRYTYKFREPVFEEYNKSYTPEFLKYFLAMQVQSDKRDVNLLEEEYLRECTSREYARDGNTTEYSLLDYIQEVEKGKRTKIRIMGSNFLDGTRNAKSNRRIRPSANMLDYTSLHKIANNSTKDPKNQLVRNNGRREGAALLTGEDKSKLTRKRNTTPMERKYKRVYGGRKAFEAFYECANKPLDYTLETEKQFFNIPIDAVIDDVLNDKSGYKKRPLQTKIASSPTRKTAKAVHSKELPASKSSTKKRSLLELQRDITISRGF; this is encoded by the coding sequence ATGACGAAGCTAATGGTCACGTCTCAATGGCTGGTGCGTATGGTACGGCGGCGGCCGCTGCATGTGCAGATGAGTTGTCGTTGGTACTCcataaagaagaatgtGGAAGAAGCACCCAGGATTAACCCAGTAGGGATACAGTACTTAGGTGAGTCTCTGCAAAAACAGGTGTTTGGAAGTTGTAGTGGCAGAGACGAGGCGGATCAAAACGAGAAGCTCATGGAGTTATCGAAAAAGTCGCTAAGAGACCATGGTTTATGGGGGAAGAAGACGCTCATTACGAAGCCCATATCGTTTCGCTTGCCGCCACTGCAAGGTGGGTCGCTGGATGAGcactttcaaaagattggACAGTTTAATTCAGAGCCGTACAAAAGTTTCTGTCAGGATAAGTTTACGGCGATGGTGCCACGACCGGCGGAATGGCTGCGGAAGCCAGGCTGGGTTAAGTACGTGCCTGGAGCGGCCCCTGTTGAAGTTGAATTTCCAGATGAAGAGCTAGTGGTATTTGATGTGGAGACGCTGTATAACATCTCTCACTATCCGACCTTGGCCACTGCTCTTTCGTCGACGGCATGGTACCTTTGGTGCTCGCCGTTCATATGTGGTGGTGATGACCCTGCTGCGTTGATACCCATGAACACGTTGAATAAGGAGCAGGTCGTAATTGGTCACAATGTCGCATACGACAGGGCGCGAGTTCTCGAAGAGTACAATTTTCAGGACTCGAAGGCTTTTTTCCTGGACACTCAATCACTGCATATTGCATCTTTTGGGTTATGTTCAAGACAGCGTCCGATGTTCATGAAGAAtaccaagaaaaaggagACGGAAGCAGAGCCAGAAGTGCAATCAGAAATTTCCATTGAGGATTACGACGATCCTTGGTTGAACGTGTCTGCTTTAAACTCGTTAAAGGATGTAGCGAAATTTCACTGCAAGATTAATTTAGATAAAGCCGATAGGGATTTCTTCGCTTCCACAGACAAATCAACGATTATcgaaaatttccaaaaactaGTCAACTACTGTGCCACTGACGTAACGGCCACGAGTCAAGTGTTTGACAAAATTTTTCCTGTTTTCTTAAAGAAGTGTCCTCATCCTGTTTCTTTTGCAGGTTTAAAGTCTTTAAGTAAATGTATTCTACCGACAAAACTGAACGATTGGAACAACTATTTGAACAGTTCCGAGTCTTTGTACCAACAGTCTAAAATCGAAATAGAATCCAAAATTGTCCAAATCATTAAGgatattgttcttttgaaagGCCAACCGGAAATGTATCTCAAGGATCCCTGGTTATCACAACTAGACTGGAACATAAAACCTTTAAGATTGACCAAGAAAGGTGTTCCTGCAAAATGTCAAAAACTGCCTGGCTTCCCCGAATGGTATAGACAACTTTTTCCATCAAAGGACACTCTAGAACCGAAAATCACTATCAAATCAAGAATAATTCCAATTCTGTTCAAGCTGTCGTGGGAAAATTCCCCCGTAGTATGGTCGAAGGAATCTGGATGGTGCTTTAACGTGCCTCATGAACAAGCAGAAGTATACAAAGCAAAAAATTACGTCTTAGCAGATAGCGTATCtcaagaggaagaggaaataAGACTAAAGAATCTCGGATTACATTCCTCAGgtgttcttttcaaagtacCTCATCCTAATGGGCCGACTTTCAATTGTACTAACCTATTAACGAAATCGtataatcatttttttgaaaagggcGTTCTAAAATCAGAATCTGAATTGGCCCATCAAGCTTTACAAATTAACTCTTCAGCCTCATATTGGATGTCAGCGAGGGAACGAATCCAATCGCAGTTTGTAGTCCCAAATTTTAAATTCCGCAGTGAGTTTCACTCTTTGTTCGCTAAACCAGCTTCAGTTAATAACAAAGCAGATGATCTTGCCATAATTATACCGAAAATTGTACCCATGGGCACCATCACTAGAAGGGCTGTGGAAAATACATGGTTAACCGCGTCTAATGCAAAAACCAACAGAATAGGTTCCGAGTTAAAAACCCAAGTGAAGGCCCCCCCAGGTTATTGCTTTGTTGGAGCAGATGTGGATAGTGAAGAATTATGGATAGCATCTTTAGTCGGTGATTCTATTTTTAATGTTCATGGTGGTACCGCGATTGGATGGATGTGTCTGGAAGGAActaaaaatgaaggaaCAGATCTGCACACTAAGACTGCTCAAATTTTGGGTTGTTCTCGTAATGAggcaaaaattttcaattatgGTAGAATTTATGGCGCAGGTGCTAAATTTGCGAGCCAACTACTTAAAAGGTTCAACCCATCTTTAACTGATGAagagacaaaaaaaattgcaaatAAATTATATGAGAATACGAAAggtaaaacaaaaagatcGAAATTATTCAAGAAGTTTTGGTATGGTGGTTCCGAGTCAATCTTATTCAATAAATTAGAAAGTATTGCGGAACAAGAAACACCAAAGACACCTGTTTTAGGATGTGGTATTACTTATTCACtcatgaagaaaaacttgagggcaaattcttttttaccaTCGAGAATCAATTGGGCCATCCAATCATCCGGTGTTGATTATTTGCATCTCCTTTGTTGCTCCATGGAGTATatcattaaaaaatataaacttGAGGCAAGACTCTGCATTTCCATCCATGATGAGATTAGATTTTTAGTGAGCAATAAAGATAAATACAGAGCTGCTATGGCTTTGCAAATCAGTAACATATGGACAAGGGCCATGTTTTGTCAACAAATGGGTATAAACGAATTACCGCAAAACTGTGCTTTTTTCTCACAAGTTGATATTGATTCTGTCATACGAAAAGAAGTTAATATGGATTGCATCACGCCATCAAACAAAATCGCAATTCCTCACGGAGAGGCGCTTGATATCAATCAATTGTTAGCCAAGCCGAATAGTGAACTGGGCGAACCAAATCTCAACATTGACAATGATGTGTCACGATACACCTATAAATTTAGGGAACCTGTATTTGAGGAATATAATAAGTCTTACACCCCAGAGTTCCTGAAGTATTTCCTTGCAATGCAAGTTCAATCTGATAAGCGGGATGTGAATTTGctggaagaagaataccTACGGGAGTGTACATCCAGGGAGTACGCTAGGGACGGAAACACTACAGAGTACAGCCTCCTAGACTATATACAGGAAGTGGAGAAAGGCAAAAGGACTAAAATACGTATCATGGGATCCAATTTTTTAGATGGTACAAGAAATGCTAAAAGTAATCGACGCATCAGACCATCTGCCAATATGCTTGATTATACTTCACTTCATAAAATTGCGAACAATTCTACAAAAGACCCCAAAAACCAACTAGTCAGGAATAATGGAAGGAGGGAAGGCGCAGCCCTTCTTACAGGCGAAGATAAGAGTAAATTAACTAGAAAAAGGAATACTACGCCTATGGAAAGGAAGTACAAAAGGGTGTATGGTGGCAGGAAGGCATTTGAAGCATTCTATGAATGTGCGAATAAACCACTGGACTATACTTTGGAGACAGAAAAGCAATTCTTTAATATTCCTATAGATGCAGTCATTGACGATGTTCTGAACGACAAATCTGGTTATAAAAAGAGACCATTGCAAACAAAAATAGCATCATCGCCAACACGCAAGACTGCAAAAGCGGTGCATTCCAAAGAATTGCCGGCAAGCAAGTCAAgtactaaaaaaagaagtttaCTTGAACTACAAAGGGACATTACTATATCTAGAGGGTTCTAG
- the SCD5 gene encoding Scd5p (similar to Saccharomyces cerevisiae SCD5 (YOR329C); ancestral locus Anc_7.66) has product MSFDWLNVPGLDLSNGDQAEKKHSNGLGPPSVSFDFGINTAAPHDSSFWDQGSRSHSDTTLSYKNNRAHTGAKSMTNVNSPQKGDSPHKELGRLSGGDVYTETPEDMQVPLSLSQNQLTHEEIRTYLRWYNYICLRTHGKLVRLNDVFRFLSNFNLSQRIKDRIVEIFRSCKNALNIGQFFAVLRLISRAIIYGILPLRHMILEKAPVPKPRPILSSDNHEEVYEEVEDDDNYNKAGDQKVDFDSFASLLLTGTTTRKRVRRRIKNSNFKSKKVRFSEHITFQDPPNSNQDSFTNNESRNKHTNGEDEGQNSSNDGPLDFTLPMDQLLKRLYKGRQNSGLVSSLPSEQQETEEEKKVLEDMKDSLSHFKQIQTVDSASLPMSSMFLQNGSNLPINNVNINGVPQQVPLEPLKPTATGSANHLVREEYNEGLNASNGGIQAGLQPLKPTATGSANYLMRSHMEQPPSGKPTITPDTVVNSGGLQPLKPTATGSANYLMKQHLSPSVDNMVSPMFQSQFTNQSTSPQATGPFSSSSNMTVPQSNQQQQSYQGISSSQSKIEPSSISPQPTYPNDVRINNGSIMSMPKVQISSAFSPQNTLPQHQQSHLIPPQNTISQHQQSHLVSPQNTFTQNQSTIISPQNTYPNNQSTMISPQHTYTNNQQQSQNLPPPPPPRTQQLQQGTIVPTPNSFSNMQKQNNLVSAQNTYTNSPSIQSPNFLSPQNAANSYFQSLLSNSPSPNPTSSNVSAANNSNASNSMSSFQNTSSVMNPSQSHQSYNSEYRPINQSQQPIYGGQLSQVQQHSASLHLNNAGIHNQPNKPNYGMLGQQVHQQQQHVHQQQFPFNTDVNRSNSSDILGNLQSLQQQVDALQTQYNRRP; this is encoded by the coding sequence ATGTCGTTTGATTGGCTTAATGTTCCAGGATTGGATTTAAGCAACGGTGACCaagcagaaaagaaacattcAAATGGATTGGGACCTCCTAGCGTATCTTTCGATTTTGGAATAAATACTGCTGCTCCACATGATTCCAGCTTTTGGGATCAAGGATCGCGAAGCCACAGTGATACGACTTTATCTTATAAGAATAACCGTGCACATACGGGTGCTAAATCTATGACCAATGTAAACTCTCCTCAAAAGGGAGATTCTCCTCACAAAGAATTAGGAAGGCTTTCTGGAGGCGATGTGTACACGGAGACACCCGAAGACATGCAAGTCCCGTTGTCTCTATCACAAAACCAGCTTACTCACGAAGAAATAAGGACTTATTTAAGATGGTACAACTATATATGTCTAAGAACTCATGGAAAATTAGTCAGATTGAATGACGtttttagatttttatCCAATTTCAACTTGTCACAAAGAATTAAAGATAGAATTGTGGAAATTTTCCGTAGCTGTAAAAATGCACTGAATATTGGTCAATTCTTCGCTGTTCTAAGACTAATTTCTAGGGCTATTATATATGGAATTTTACCGCTAAGACATATGATTTTGGAGAAGGCGCCTGTACCCAAACCGCGCCCTATTCTAAGCAGTGATAATCATGAAGAGGTGTATGAGGAGGTGGAAGACGATGATAATTACAACAAAGCTGGTGATCAAAAGGTTGACTTTGATTCATTTGCTTCATTGTTATTGACTGGTACGACAACAAGAAAGAGAGTCAGGCggagaataaaaaactcGAACTTTAAAAGTAAGAAGGTTAGATTTTCAGAACATATAACATTCCAGGATCCTCCAAATTCCAATCAGGATTCGTTTACTAATAATGAGTCAAGAAATAAACATACTAATGGGGAAGACGAAGGTCAGAATTCTAGTAATGATGGCCCATTAGACTTCACGTTGCCCATGGACCAATTATTAAAGAGATTATATAAGGGGAGACAAAACAGTGGGTTAGTTTCAAGTTTACCTAGCGAACAACAAGAAACCgaggaggaaaagaaagttttggAAGATATGAAGGACTCTTTGTCACATTTCAAACAAATACAGACAGTTGATTCAGCATCATTGCCAATGTCGTCAATGTTCTTACAGAATGGTAGTAACTTACCAATTAACAATGTCAATATCAATGGTGTTCCTCAGCAAGTACCATTGGAACCTTTGAAGCCAACGGCTACAGGCTCTGCTAACCATTTGGTGCGAGAAGAATATAATGAGGGATTAAATGCAAGCAACGGTGGCATTCAGGCGGGTTTACAACCTTTAAAGCCAACTGCAACTGGTTCCGCAAATTACTTGATGCGAAGTCATATGGAGCAACCTCCATCAGGTAAGCCTACCATTACACCTGATACTGTTGTTAACTCTGGAGGGTTGCAGCCTTTAAAGCCTACTGCCACAGGCTCTGCAAACTACTTAATGAAACAGCATTTATCACCTTCAGTGGATAACATGGTGTCCCCGATGTTTCAATCACAGTTCACAAATCAATCTACATCCCCGCAAGCTACAGGTCCCTTTTCAAGCTCTTCTAATATGACAGTTCCTCAAAGTAACCAGCAGCAGCAATCTTATCAAGGTATTAGTTCGAGCCAATCAAAGATTGAACCTTCAAGTATTTCACCTCAACCCACCTACCCCAACGACGTTCGGATTAATAATGGAAGTATTATGTCCATGCCAAAAGTACAGATATCAAGCGCGTTTTCTCCTCAAAATACTCTCCCTCAACATCAGCAGTCACATTTAATTCCCCCTCAAAATACAATCTCGCAACATCAACAGTCACACTTGGTCTCACCACAAAACACATTTACTCAAAATCAATCTACTATAATCTCCCCGCAAAATACGTATCCCAATAACCAATCAACAATGATATCCCCTCAGCATACCTATACTAATAATCAGCAACAATCCCAAAACCTTCCACCTCCTCCACCCCCACGTACTCAACAGCTCCAGCAAGGAACCATTGTGCCAACCCCAAATTCGTTCTCAAACATGcaaaagcaaaataatTTAGTCTCGGCTCAAAACACATATACAAACTCACCAAGCATACAATCTCccaattttttatcacCCCAGAATGCTGCTAATAGTTATTTCCAATCTTTGCTTTCGAACTCACCATCTCCAAATCCTACGTCATCGAATGTGTCGGCTgctaataatagtaatgcTAGTAATAGCATGAGTTCGTTTCAAAACACTAGCTCAGTAATGAACCCCAGTCAATCTCATCAGTCATATAATAGTGAATATCGACCCATTAATCAATCTCAACAACCAATTTATGGAGGACAGCTTTCTCAAGTGCAACAACATTCGGCATCGCTCCACTTGAACAACGCGGGAATACATAACCAACCTAACAAACCTAATTACGGAATGTTGGGGCAGCAAGTACatcagcagcagcagcatgTACATCAGCAGCAATTTCCGTTCAATACAGATGTTAATAGATCTAATTCAAGTGATATTTTAGGTAACTTGCAGTCTTTACAGCAACAAGTTGATGCTTTACAAACCCAATACAATAGGAGACCATAG
- the VMA4 gene encoding H(+)-transporting V1 sector ATPase subunit E (similar to Saccharomyces cerevisiae VMA4 (YOR332W); ancestral locus Anc_7.63): MSSAITALTPNQVNDELNKMQAFIRKEAEEKAKEIQLKADQEYEIEKTSIVRNETNNIDGNFKSKLKKAMLSQQITKSTIANKMRLKVLTAREQSLDGIFEETKEKLSSIANNRDEYKPILQSLIVEALLKLLEPKAIVRALERDVDLIESMKDDIMREYGEKAQRAPLEEIVISKDYLNKDIISGGVVVSNASDKIEINNTLEERLKLLSEEALPAIRLELYGPSKTRKFFD, translated from the coding sequence ATGTCCTCCGCTATCACTGCTTTGACACCCAACCAAGTGAACGATGAATTGAACAAGATGCAAGCTTTCATCAGAAAGGAAGCTGAAGAAAAGGCGAAGGAAATCCAATTGAAGGCTGACCAAGAGTAcgagattgaaaaaactagcATCGTGAGAAATGAAACTAACAACATCGATGGCAACTTCAAGAGCAAGTTGAAGAAGGCCATGCTTTCGCAACAGATTACCAAGTCTACGATAGCAAACAAGATGAGATTGAAGGTTCTTACTGCTCGTGAACAGTCGCTAGACGGAATATTCGAGGAAACCAAAGAGAAGCTGTCAAGCATTGCTAATAATAGGGACGAGTACAAGCCTATTTTGCAATCTTTGATTGTGGAGGCTCTCTTGAAGTTGTTGGAGCCCAAGGCTATTGTCAGAGCTCTTGAAAGAGACGTTGATTTGATTGAGTCGATGAAGGACGACATTATGCGTGAGTATGGCGAAAAGGCGCAGCGTGCACCATTGGAGGAAATTGTCATTTCCAAAGATTACTTGAACAAAGACATCATCTCAGGCGGTGTCGTGGTGTCCAATGCCTCTGACAAGATTGAAATTAACAACACTTTGGAGGAAAGATTGAAGTTGTTAAGTGAAGAGGCGTTGCCCGCCATCAGATTGGAATTGTACGGTCCTTCCaagacaagaaaatttttcgaCTGA